GGCCCAGGCCGACCTTGCTGCGCGTCGGCAGGGCCGCCAGGCGCTGGGCGAAACCGGCGGGCTGCGCGGGTTCGGCCAGGGCGGCGGGGGCGGGGGTAGCGAGGGCGTTGTCCATGAGGCCGGTCGGTCTGTGTGCGGTTTGTCACGGAGCACCTGGACGGTGTTCCGATGTCTGCAATTATTCGGATTCGGCCCCCTCAAGAAAGCCGGAAACAGGCCGATGAACCGAGCGCAGTTCCCCCCATTGGCGCGAGCGTTCCTGCTTAGGATTCATCCCATCGCAGAACGACCGCCATGGACCTCAAGCTCAAACCCTTCGACTTCGCGCAGGCCGCCGCACGGGCGGGCCTGGCCACCAATGGCCAGCCGCTCGCGAAGCCCAAGGCGGTCGGCGGCGCCAGCTTCGGCGACGCGATGGCGCAGGCGATGAAGGGGGTCAGCGCGCAGCAGAACGAGGCCT
This genomic stretch from Roseateles sp. DAIF2 harbors:
- the fliE gene encoding flagellar hook-basal body complex protein FliE is translated as MDLKLKPFDFAQAAARAGLATNGQPLAKPKAVGGASFGDAMAQAMKGVSAQQNEASRLQREVQLDNPNVSLEETMVAMQKAQVGFQATLQVRNRLVSAYSEIMNMQV